Proteins encoded within one genomic window of Nitrospina gracilis 3/211:
- a CDS encoding Na+/H+ antiporter subunit E yields MSSRLRPISFGFLFFKSLALFVFWVMLSASFEWVHLGLGLVLSVAVAWVNAGHSSFVPKFRIWPRILLYLPWLFYKIIQSSLHLSKLILHPSLPISPQLIQVESKLRHHGAVVLLGNSITLTPGTITVEVDRNNLIVHAMDGVLAEDIQSKQIESKIADIFKDEDPDL; encoded by the coding sequence ATGTCATCTCGACTCAGGCCCATATCATTCGGATTCCTGTTCTTCAAATCCCTGGCCCTGTTTGTGTTCTGGGTTATGTTGTCCGCCAGCTTCGAATGGGTTCATCTTGGATTGGGCCTGGTCCTTTCCGTCGCCGTAGCCTGGGTGAACGCGGGCCACTCCTCCTTTGTTCCGAAATTCCGGATATGGCCACGAATCCTCCTGTACCTTCCGTGGCTGTTTTACAAGATCATTCAAAGCAGTCTTCATTTGTCAAAGCTCATTTTGCACCCCTCGCTTCCCATTTCACCTCAATTGATTCAGGTGGAATCGAAACTGCGTCACCACGGCGCGGTGGTGCTTCTGGGTAACTCCATCACGTTGACCCCCGGAACCATTACCGTGGAAGTGGACCGCAACAACCTCATTGTTCACGCGATGGACGGTGTTTTGGCCGAAGACATTCAAAGCAAGCAGATCGAATCGAAAATTGCAGATATTTTCAAGGACGAAGATCCGGACTTATGA
- a CDS encoding helix-turn-helix domain-containing protein, with translation MHFGEFFHELRIKKGFTLRRFAEILEEDPGNISRLERGKLQAPKSEEKLQFYAKALGLKKGSESYIKFMDLAHVSNKTFGIEHIRDEALLEKLPMFLRTLNNKGLDEKKLKP, from the coding sequence ATGCACTTTGGGGAATTTTTTCATGAGCTTAGAATTAAGAAGGGTTTTACCTTAAGAAGGTTTGCAGAAATTCTCGAAGAGGATCCTGGGAACATTTCTCGTTTGGAGAGAGGGAAGTTGCAGGCTCCAAAGTCGGAGGAGAAGTTGCAGTTTTATGCCAAAGCCTTGGGTTTAAAAAAGGGATCAGAAAGTTACATCAAGTTTATGGATTTAGCCCATGTTTCAAATAAAACTTTTGGAATTGAACATATAAGAGATGAGGCTTTGCTGGAGAAACTGCCTATGTTTCTTCGGACACTGAATAACAAAGGGCTGGATGAAAAAAAATTGAAACCTTGA
- a CDS encoding complex I subunit 4 family protein gives MAILMDHLISWMVAIPFLGIAILGFIRDEDWIRRIALGVTVTEFLLSLILWKHFDFTQKNMQFVERMEWMPTFNIQYAVGVDGISMVLVMLTALLCPLCVLCSWTGITTRVRAYLSLILLVEGAMIVVFTALDLFLFFMLWELTMIPMYFMIILWGGPNRIAAGLKFVLYSLTGSLLLLVGILGLYLNGGHTYDLLVLAEQTYSSNTQFWLFLAFFLAFAIKMPMVPFHTWLPDAHSEAPTAGSVILAGVLLKMGGYGFLRFCLPMFPEASANFAPFILWLSVIAIIYGGYMALAQSDLKKLVAYSSVSHMGFVTLGIFVFNSQGIQGAVLQMFNHGITTAALFIAVGQLYDRTHSRAISDYGGLHKTMPRFVALFFLFSVAAFGLPGTCNFIGEFLVLVGTSYVSFAMVFISIGGILLAASYMLWMLQRVALGDPSTEAAKALPDLSNRELATLIPLAILVLGIGLYPSPLMEMMDASVIHLIQQTTKP, from the coding sequence ATGGCCATATTGATGGATCATCTGATCAGCTGGATGGTTGCCATTCCATTTCTGGGAATTGCCATTCTGGGATTCATCCGTGATGAAGATTGGATTCGACGGATTGCCCTGGGCGTCACAGTGACTGAGTTTCTCCTGTCGTTGATACTCTGGAAGCACTTTGATTTCACCCAGAAGAACATGCAATTCGTGGAACGCATGGAATGGATGCCCACGTTCAATATCCAGTATGCGGTGGGCGTCGACGGCATCAGCATGGTTCTGGTGATGCTCACCGCCCTGCTCTGCCCGCTCTGTGTCCTTTGCTCGTGGACGGGAATCACAACCCGGGTACGCGCCTACCTCTCGCTGATCCTGCTGGTGGAAGGCGCCATGATTGTGGTCTTCACCGCCCTCGACCTGTTCCTGTTTTTCATGTTGTGGGAACTCACCATGATTCCCATGTACTTCATGATCATCCTGTGGGGAGGACCAAACCGCATCGCCGCCGGACTCAAATTCGTTTTGTACAGCCTGACCGGAAGCCTGCTGCTCCTGGTGGGGATCCTGGGCCTTTACCTGAACGGCGGCCATACTTACGACTTGCTGGTGTTGGCGGAACAAACGTATTCCTCCAACACACAGTTCTGGCTGTTCCTGGCATTTTTTCTGGCCTTTGCCATAAAAATGCCGATGGTTCCCTTTCATACGTGGCTTCCGGACGCACATTCCGAAGCGCCAACAGCGGGCAGTGTGATTCTTGCCGGAGTTCTGCTGAAAATGGGCGGATACGGGTTTCTGCGATTTTGTCTTCCGATGTTCCCGGAAGCATCAGCCAACTTCGCGCCTTTTATTTTATGGCTGTCCGTCATCGCAATTATTTATGGCGGGTACATGGCCCTTGCGCAGTCGGACCTCAAAAAGCTCGTGGCCTACTCTTCCGTTTCCCACATGGGATTTGTGACTCTCGGAATTTTTGTGTTCAACAGCCAGGGAATTCAGGGGGCGGTCCTGCAGATGTTCAATCACGGAATCACCACTGCTGCTTTGTTCATAGCGGTCGGCCAATTGTACGACCGGACTCACAGCCGGGCGATTTCCGATTACGGCGGCCTGCACAAAACCATGCCGCGATTTGTGGCCTTGTTCTTCCTGTTTTCAGTCGCCGCCTTTGGCCTGCCCGGCACCTGCAACTTCATTGGGGAGTTTTTGGTATTGGTAGGAACATCCTATGTCAGCTTTGCCATGGTCTTCATTTCCATCGGAGGTATTCTTCTGGCCGCTTCCTACATGCTGTGGATGCTGCAACGGGTGGCGCTGGGAGATCCCTCGACCGAAGCCGCCAAAGCCCTCCCGGATTTGTCGAACCGGGAACTGGCCACGCTGATTCCGTTGGCCATCCTCGTGTTGGGGATTGGGTTGTACCCTTCCCCATTGATGGAGATGATGGATGCGAGCGTGATTCACCTCATTCAACAAACCACAAAGCCGTAG
- a CDS encoding helix-turn-helix transcriptional regulator: MVEDDSKITAPSWTFLTNHAHVLLCLAKNPSERIRDIAVEVGITERAVQRIIGELEADGYLKHHRDGRRNVYQVFSHKPLRHAIEKHREVHDLIRLINK; this comes from the coding sequence GTGGTGGAAGATGACAGCAAAATAACCGCTCCGTCGTGGACGTTTCTGACCAACCATGCACACGTCCTGTTGTGCCTGGCCAAGAACCCGTCCGAACGGATACGGGACATCGCGGTGGAGGTGGGCATCACCGAACGCGCCGTGCAACGCATCATCGGCGAGCTGGAAGCGGACGGCTACCTGAAGCACCACCGGGACGGAAGGAGGAACGTATACCAGGTTTTCAGTCACAAGCCGCTTCGGCACGCCATCGAAAAACACCGCGAGGTGCACGACCTGATCCGGCTCATCAATAAATAA
- a CDS encoding NADH-quinone oxidoreductase subunit 5 family protein: protein MKFFVLIPLLPLLASLILLLGGRRWGETSHRIAIPAIAISFGLSVAAFIEVMRNGPFTLSLYRLFQSGSLTIDLNLFVDQLTVLLLLLVTGVSTIVHVYSSRYMIGDSRYNRFFAVIALFTFSMILLVMSGNLLMLLVSWEVMGICSYLLISHAAERPSSCRAATKAFLVNAVADVGFSFGVILTFFTFGTLDIQTILAQADGMQDHTINILGWMGLDLHIHTVTVIPFFLFMGAMGKSAQFPFHVWLPFAMEAPTPVSALIHAATMVNAGPFLLVRLSPLIVLSPFAMAFIAIIGIATAVFAGIVSLTQSDIKKILAYSTISQIGFMVMACGLGAFAVAIFHLLAHGCYKAFFFFPPEMHCGRWSNTLSTAHTNMLLQRREWEPCMAGPCCWR from the coding sequence ATGAAATTTTTTGTTCTCATTCCTTTGCTTCCCCTCCTGGCTTCTCTCATTCTCCTGCTTGGAGGACGCCGTTGGGGCGAGACCAGCCACCGGATCGCGATTCCCGCCATCGCCATTTCCTTCGGGTTGTCCGTAGCCGCTTTCATTGAAGTGATGCGTAATGGACCCTTCACCCTTTCTCTATACCGTCTTTTCCAATCCGGTTCCCTTACCATTGACCTGAATTTGTTCGTCGACCAACTGACGGTTCTGCTTTTGCTCCTGGTCACGGGGGTGAGCACGATTGTCCATGTGTATTCCTCCCGGTACATGATAGGAGATTCCCGCTACAACCGTTTTTTCGCCGTCATTGCGTTGTTTACTTTTTCCATGATTTTGCTGGTCATGAGCGGCAACCTCCTGATGCTTCTGGTTAGCTGGGAAGTGATGGGGATCTGTTCCTATTTACTGATTTCCCACGCCGCAGAACGGCCTTCCTCCTGCCGGGCCGCCACCAAAGCGTTTCTCGTCAATGCCGTCGCCGATGTCGGGTTCAGCTTTGGCGTCATTCTCACCTTTTTTACTTTTGGCACGCTCGATATCCAGACCATTCTTGCCCAGGCGGACGGCATGCAGGACCATACCATCAATATACTGGGGTGGATGGGTTTGGACCTGCACATCCATACTGTGACCGTCATCCCCTTCTTCCTTTTTATGGGGGCGATGGGAAAATCGGCGCAATTTCCATTTCATGTATGGTTGCCCTTTGCGATGGAGGCTCCGACCCCGGTATCGGCGCTCATTCATGCGGCCACCATGGTGAATGCCGGTCCTTTTCTGCTGGTTCGGTTGAGTCCGTTGATCGTTCTCTCCCCGTTTGCCATGGCATTCATCGCCATCATTGGTATTGCTACTGCGGTCTTTGCGGGAATCGTATCCCTGACCCAGTCGGACATCAAGAAGATCCTGGCTTATTCCACGATCAGCCAGATCGGGTTCATGGTGATGGCGTGTGGTCTGGGCGCGTTCGCGGTTGCGATTTTCCATCTCCTCGCCCATGGGTGTTACAAGGCGTTCTTTTTCTTTCCACCGGAAATGCATTGCGGTCGGTGGAGCAACACCTTGAGCACGGCGCACACGAACATGCTGCTCCAAAGGAGGGAATGGGAACCTTGTATGGCGGGGCCTTGCTGTTGGCGTTGA
- a CDS encoding MnhB domain-containing protein — protein MIQPHDSIIVQTLGRFLIPVVQIFGLYVLFFGQYGPGGGFVGGVILGTGMILSVLIFGHDASRSEFTKKILHGDGVGMLLYAGVGGLCMIGGGEFLNYANLEIPGLETAARRSLGIVLTQIGVAIDVAVTAVSIVFSLSAEEIIEDSINV, from the coding sequence ATGATACAGCCACACGACAGCATTATCGTGCAGACCCTGGGGCGTTTTCTCATTCCCGTGGTTCAGATTTTCGGCTTGTATGTGTTGTTCTTTGGACAATACGGTCCGGGGGGTGGTTTTGTAGGCGGGGTGATTCTGGGCACGGGGATGATCCTGTCGGTTCTGATTTTTGGTCACGACGCTTCCCGGAGTGAATTTACCAAAAAGATCCTGCATGGCGATGGGGTGGGAATGTTGCTATACGCCGGGGTGGGCGGTTTGTGCATGATTGGTGGCGGGGAATTCCTCAATTACGCGAACCTGGAAATCCCGGGTCTGGAAACCGCCGCCCGCAGGTCGCTGGGTATCGTGCTCACGCAAATCGGCGTGGCGATCGATGTTGCGGTGACTGCCGTTTCCATTGTGTTCAGCCTGTCAGCGGAAGAGATCATCGAGGACTCCATCAATGTTTGA
- a CDS encoding DUF4040 domain-containing protein: MIFSYEIILLILLIATAAGAILVKDLMSAVLLLGSYSFFLSLVWGLLGAVDVAFVEAVVGAGLATVLFLLTLFGTAPKDTRLRRPPPSLTTLIVFPLLGILLLYGAIDLPQFRNPNSPASVHISPTYIEQSYQETHTPNVVTAVLMDYRSLDTMIETVVIFAAGIACALLLRRHAK, translated from the coding sequence ATGATCTTTTCATATGAAATCATATTACTCATTCTTCTGATTGCGACGGCCGCCGGCGCCATCCTGGTCAAGGATTTGATGAGTGCCGTCCTTCTTCTGGGCTCGTACAGTTTTTTCCTGTCGCTGGTATGGGGATTGCTCGGAGCGGTGGACGTCGCCTTCGTGGAAGCCGTCGTGGGGGCGGGTCTGGCCACGGTTCTCTTTCTACTGACCCTGTTCGGCACGGCGCCCAAAGACACCCGGCTTCGCCGCCCTCCCCCTTCTTTAACCACGTTGATTGTTTTTCCTCTCCTGGGAATTCTTCTGCTTTACGGCGCGATTGACCTGCCTCAATTCAGGAACCCGAATTCTCCGGCGAGTGTTCATATTTCTCCGACGTACATCGAGCAGAGCTATCAGGAAACTCACACCCCGAATGTTGTGACCGCGGTGCTGATGGACTATCGATCGCTCGATACGATGATCGAAACCGTTGTGATTTTTGCGGCGGGCATTGCCTGCGCTTTACTGCTTAGGAGACATGCAAAATGA
- a CDS encoding monovalent cation/H+ antiporter complex subunit F, translating to MTTFLFSVLVVLAVLIGAYLYRVLQGPTIFDRVLGLNGISTKAIILLIVIGMYLERVDMFIDISTGYALLNLVGALAVAKYLEQRGLP from the coding sequence ATGACAACGTTTCTTTTCAGTGTTCTGGTGGTGCTGGCGGTGCTCATTGGCGCGTATCTGTACCGCGTTCTGCAGGGCCCCACCATTTTTGACCGTGTGCTGGGCCTCAATGGCATTTCCACCAAGGCGATCATCCTGCTCATTGTCATCGGGATGTATCTCGAACGGGTCGATATGTTCATCGACATCTCGACCGGGTATGCCCTGCTGAATCTGGTCGGTGCGCTGGCCGTGGCCAAATACCTGGAGCAAAGGGGGCTCCCGTAG
- a CDS encoding complex I subunit 5 family protein, whose translation MSQQLPAILFLLPLFAAISMPVVCLKHRHWSWFISISVLAAMVPISILNLHNVVHHGEIRYMFSGWTAPLGIEWVADGLASVLLVLLSVLGLLGVLFTGSTSPQALGGRIVHYYTMILLLISSLTGIVFAGDLFNIFVFLEVASISSYALVGVAGGRALFASFRYLILGTLGGSLYLLGVGYFYALSGTLNMADMADRLSLLLSSKALVSGLLFMFIGLGIKMALVPFHSWMPEAYTYAPESITPILAPLVTKVALLVWIRIIYWVLNASVVVNTIPILMLVAVVGALAAVIGASLALAQRDLKMMFAYGGISHIGIILIGIGQGNETGFAGGVFYLMNDAVMQAALFFLAGVAFCLYGVKTIDDLGRIGKQTPWLTGSLIIIAMGMIGLPPTGGFFGKWYIILGALEAGDYVSVAAVLLSTLLTLAYFVKLFERIFHQSSTRLEIQSKEVPISFKLSLGFTSAAILILGLFSAPIVQLLLNEALPPRL comes from the coding sequence ATGAGCCAACAACTTCCAGCAATTCTGTTTCTTCTCCCCTTGTTTGCGGCCATTTCCATGCCGGTGGTTTGCCTGAAGCACCGTCATTGGAGCTGGTTCATTTCCATATCCGTTTTGGCGGCCATGGTGCCCATCTCCATCTTGAATCTGCATAACGTCGTCCATCATGGGGAAATCCGGTATATGTTCAGTGGATGGACGGCGCCCCTCGGCATTGAGTGGGTGGCGGACGGGCTGGCAAGTGTTCTTCTGGTGCTGTTGAGTGTGCTGGGTTTGCTGGGTGTGTTGTTTACCGGATCCACCTCCCCACAAGCCCTGGGCGGTCGAATCGTTCATTATTACACGATGATTCTACTTCTGATCTCCTCCCTGACCGGCATTGTTTTCGCCGGGGATCTGTTCAATATTTTCGTGTTTCTGGAAGTCGCTTCCATCTCCAGTTACGCACTTGTGGGCGTGGCCGGGGGAAGGGCGCTGTTTGCCTCCTTCCGCTATCTTATATTGGGCACCCTGGGCGGTTCTCTTTATCTTTTGGGAGTGGGTTATTTCTATGCGTTGAGCGGCACGCTGAACATGGCGGACATGGCCGACCGGCTTTCGCTTTTGCTCAGCTCGAAAGCCTTGGTGAGTGGACTGCTCTTTATGTTCATTGGCCTGGGGATCAAGATGGCCCTGGTCCCATTTCATTCCTGGATGCCCGAGGCCTACACCTACGCGCCCGAGTCCATAACTCCCATCCTGGCTCCACTCGTTACCAAGGTCGCGTTGCTGGTGTGGATCCGAATCATTTATTGGGTTTTGAATGCATCCGTTGTTGTTAATACCATCCCGATTTTAATGCTGGTCGCGGTGGTCGGGGCCCTGGCGGCGGTCATAGGTGCCAGCCTCGCCCTGGCACAGCGGGACCTCAAAATGATGTTCGCGTATGGCGGGATTTCACACATCGGCATCATTCTCATTGGCATTGGCCAGGGCAACGAAACCGGGTTTGCCGGAGGGGTTTTTTATTTAATGAACGATGCCGTTATGCAGGCCGCCCTGTTTTTTTTAGCGGGCGTGGCGTTTTGCCTTTACGGGGTCAAAACCATCGACGACCTGGGGCGGATTGGAAAACAAACTCCATGGCTCACCGGCTCCCTGATCATTATAGCCATGGGTATGATTGGCCTGCCGCCGACCGGTGGATTTTTTGGAAAATGGTACATCATTCTGGGAGCCTTGGAAGCGGGAGATTATGTTTCCGTCGCCGCGGTACTGCTCTCCACACTTTTGACACTTGCCTATTTCGTCAAACTGTTTGAACGCATTTTCCACCAGTCTTCAACCCGATTGGAAATCCAGTCTAAAGAAGTTCCCATCTCGTTCAAACTGAGTTTGGGATTCACGTCCGCGGCTATCCTGATTCTGGGTTTGTTCAGCGCACCCATCGTTCAGCTTCTGCTGAACGAGGCTCTACCACCGCGTCTTTGA
- a CDS encoding cation:proton antiporter subunit C yields the protein MFDALLAVFQRPNFLTFVIIFLWGFFIMITRYNLIKKLIGMYLVQTSVIFFLVSISAKTGATAPVLLSVTEPVQAVDYVNPLPHVLTLTAIVVGVAIQGVGLALCAAIYRKYGSLDEEKILEKLE from the coding sequence ATGTTTGACGCATTGCTGGCCGTATTCCAGCGGCCCAATTTTTTGACGTTTGTCATCATTTTCCTGTGGGGCTTTTTCATCATGATCACGCGGTACAACCTCATCAAGAAACTGATCGGGATGTACCTGGTGCAGACCAGCGTGATTTTTTTTCTGGTGTCCATCAGTGCGAAGACGGGCGCGACGGCTCCGGTTCTCCTGTCGGTCACGGAGCCGGTGCAGGCGGTCGATTACGTGAACCCGCTGCCTCATGTTTTGACATTGACGGCCATTGTGGTTGGCGTGGCGATCCAGGGAGTGGGATTGGCCCTGTGCGCGGCGATTTATAGAAAATATGGAAGTCTGGATGAAGAAAAAATCCTTGAGAAACTAGAATGA
- the mnhG gene encoding monovalent cation/H(+) antiporter subunit G, translated as MDIFSVVFIVAGLFFLVVAAIGVIRLPDVFSRSHAVSLTDSLGAFLVLIGIAFHEGPDKNSLKILVVLALLYIQNPVIAHATVRAALRSGLKPWKKESS; from the coding sequence ATGGACATCTTTTCCGTCGTTTTCATCGTAGCGGGATTATTTTTCCTGGTCGTTGCCGCAATCGGCGTGATCCGGTTGCCCGACGTGTTCAGTCGTTCACACGCCGTATCGCTGACCGATTCCCTGGGCGCGTTTCTGGTGCTGATCGGCATCGCTTTTCACGAGGGGCCGGACAAGAATTCGCTGAAAATCCTGGTCGTGCTGGCCCTGCTTTATATTCAGAATCCGGTCATCGCCCATGCCACGGTCCGCGCGGCTCTCAGGTCCGGCTTGAAACCCTGGAAAAAGGAGAGTTCATGA
- a CDS encoding ImmA/IrrE family metallo-endopeptidase — protein sequence MPIVFLPPPVIEKKALEFVEGLRLENTIPVPIDDIVEIKLDIRIIPSPDLIKTGIDAFSTRDFKEIYIDGKQFSERERRARFTLAHEIGHFVLHKDFVQQEHFGSLEEWKEFVLNDRQRDWLETQANMFAAFLLLPTKHLAKEFERAKDDLSKNPEFSKHGSLPADELLAPYLAKGISNIFEVSEETASNRISNWLEIKSR from the coding sequence ATGCCGATAGTATTTCTTCCTCCCCCCGTGATTGAGAAGAAGGCGCTGGAATTTGTTGAGGGTCTTCGTCTTGAAAATACGATACCAGTACCCATTGATGATATTGTGGAAATTAAATTGGACATTCGCATTATTCCCTCCCCCGATTTAATAAAAACTGGAATCGATGCCTTTTCAACTAGGGACTTTAAGGAAATTTACATCGACGGGAAACAATTTTCCGAAAGGGAGAGAAGAGCGCGTTTTACCTTGGCTCATGAAATCGGCCACTTTGTTTTGCACAAGGATTTTGTGCAACAGGAACATTTTGGAAGCCTTGAGGAATGGAAAGAATTTGTACTAAATGATCGTCAAAGGGACTGGCTGGAAACGCAAGCAAATATGTTTGCGGCATTTTTGCTGCTACCTACCAAACACCTCGCAAAAGAATTCGAAAGGGCAAAAGATGATTTGAGTAAAAACCCCGAGTTTTCCAAACACGGGTCTTTACCAGCCGACGAATTGTTGGCTCCTTATTTGGCAAAAGGAATTTCAAACATATTTGAGGTTTCTGAAGAAACAGCATCCAACAGAATTTCCAATTGGTTAGAAATCAAAAGCCGGTGA
- a CDS encoding TonB-dependent receptor domain-containing protein gives MQFNIPPQDLASALTRFGEAADLQLLYDAEIASGVRTQGVRGAYTPKEAIEILLEGTGLDHRFANANTVTVTKVTSLNKVEVSATRGIGDLIDTPQGVTIVSKEDVEKQLALSSDLGDMLGKTVPGLGTSTEGLTDVGQTLRGQNMFVLIDGVPQTIPLRNGQRNLRTIDPSAIERIEVLRGSSSVYGLGGTGGVINIITKKPGEGKPQFATDLTLGFAPVSVGQSLRKRLMQSVEGSEKTFDYIFSVTAEQTGSFFDGDGDRIPPDPNGQGGLADSDSYNLFGKMGFDVDENQRFEFSLNFFKIRQDTDFILVDGVTGVKKTTAVEGTTPGKKMGTENLQLNLNYVNRDVMGSQVKGQIYYRDYFTRFGFFPAPTFGSGGQNALDSQRIGGRLDVETPFSMGRILWGLDLLYEETSQPMEDGRDFVPEMDQITIGPFLQSEIVVMEDLTIHGGARFEQILFDVDDYTTVFGNNVRGGSLDYERAVFNAGVTYNLTREISTFASFSQGFTVPEIGRVLRNAPAGTSVENIRPKAQVVDNYEVGFRGNWSRVQGEVSLFYSESDFGTSLTSPALPSDPILVLRIPERVYGIEASFDAQPVDLWEMGGTLTLMEGELDSDNNGNFDSYMLGNRIPPLKVTGYVENQTLPNWRNRLQVLYSGNRDRFHGQTGFGRGTVSDFYVVDLLSAYKFKVGTLKVGIRNLLDEQYFPTISQMYNFNNRFSAGMGRTISATYSIKW, from the coding sequence GTGCAATTCAACATTCCCCCGCAGGATCTGGCATCTGCCCTGACCCGTTTTGGTGAGGCCGCCGACCTTCAGCTTTTATATGACGCGGAGATTGCATCCGGTGTGAGAACCCAGGGAGTGCGTGGAGCCTACACGCCCAAAGAGGCGATTGAGATCCTGCTGGAAGGCACCGGGCTCGATCACCGGTTTGCCAACGCCAACACGGTGACGGTGACCAAAGTAACGTCCTTGAACAAGGTGGAGGTTTCCGCGACTCGTGGCATAGGTGATCTCATCGACACGCCTCAGGGAGTGACCATCGTCAGCAAGGAGGATGTGGAAAAACAGTTGGCTCTTTCCAGCGACCTGGGCGACATGCTGGGCAAGACGGTGCCTGGCCTTGGGACCAGCACTGAGGGGTTGACCGATGTCGGCCAGACCCTGCGCGGCCAGAATATGTTTGTCCTGATCGACGGCGTGCCGCAGACCATTCCCCTTCGCAACGGACAACGTAACCTGCGGACCATCGACCCCTCGGCGATCGAGCGCATCGAGGTGTTGCGCGGTTCCAGCAGTGTGTACGGCCTGGGCGGAACCGGCGGTGTCATCAACATCATCACCAAAAAGCCGGGCGAAGGGAAGCCGCAGTTCGCCACGGATTTAACATTGGGTTTCGCGCCCGTCAGTGTGGGGCAAAGTCTTCGCAAGCGCCTGATGCAAAGCGTGGAGGGCAGTGAAAAAACATTCGATTACATTTTCAGCGTGACGGCGGAGCAAACCGGAAGTTTCTTTGATGGAGACGGGGACCGCATTCCTCCCGACCCCAATGGTCAGGGCGGACTGGCGGATTCCGACTCCTACAACCTGTTCGGCAAAATGGGTTTTGATGTGGACGAGAACCAACGGTTTGAATTTTCCCTGAACTTCTTCAAGATCAGGCAGGATACCGATTTTATTCTGGTGGATGGCGTGACGGGTGTGAAAAAGACCACCGCCGTCGAAGGTACAACCCCGGGCAAAAAAATGGGTACGGAGAACCTTCAGCTCAACCTCAACTACGTGAACCGGGATGTAATGGGAAGCCAGGTGAAAGGTCAGATCTATTACCGGGATTACTTCACCCGCTTCGGGTTTTTTCCGGCACCCACGTTTGGCTCCGGCGGGCAGAACGCTCTGGATTCACAGCGGATCGGTGGGCGGTTGGATGTGGAGACGCCGTTCTCCATGGGCCGCATCCTTTGGGGATTGGACCTGCTGTATGAAGAAACGTCGCAACCCATGGAAGACGGCCGGGATTTCGTTCCCGAAATGGACCAGATCACCATTGGTCCGTTCCTGCAGAGCGAAATTGTCGTGATGGAAGATTTGACGATTCATGGCGGGGCCCGCTTCGAGCAGATCCTGTTTGATGTGGACGATTACACCACGGTCTTCGGCAACAATGTCCGGGGTGGCAGTCTGGATTACGAGCGCGCGGTGTTCAATGCGGGTGTGACGTACAATCTCACCAGGGAGATCAGCACGTTCGCTTCCTTCTCGCAGGGATTCACGGTGCCGGAAATCGGCCGGGTTCTGCGCAACGCGCCCGCCGGTACTTCCGTGGAAAACATCCGTCCCAAAGCGCAGGTCGTGGACAACTACGAAGTGGGTTTTCGCGGCAACTGGTCCAGGGTGCAGGGTGAGGTGTCCCTGTTCTACAGCGAATCGGATTTTGGCACCTCCCTCACCAGCCCGGCTTTGCCCAGCGACCCCATCCTTGTTCTGCGCATCCCGGAGCGTGTGTACGGCATAGAAGCTTCGTTCGATGCACAGCCGGTCGACTTGTGGGAGATGGGGGGCACCCTGACCTTGATGGAAGGCGAACTGGATTCCGATAACAACGGCAACTTCGATTCCTACATGCTGGGCAACCGTATCCCGCCGCTCAAGGTAACCGGCTACGTCGAGAACCAGACCCTGCCCAACTGGCGAAACCGCCTGCAGGTTCTGTATTCCGGCAACCGCGACCGTTTCCACGGGCAGACCGGTTTCGGCAGGGGGACGGTGAGCGACTTTTATGTGGTGGATTTGCTCAGCGCTTACAAGTTCAAGGTAGGCACGTTGAAGGTGGGCATCCGGAACCTGTTGGATGAGCAGTATTTCCCGACTATTTCCCAGATGTACAACTTCAACAATCGCTTTTCAGCCGGAATGGGCCGCACCATCAGCGCCACGTATTCAATCAAATGGTGA